One genomic window of Arachis stenosperma cultivar V10309 chromosome 10, arast.V10309.gnm1.PFL2, whole genome shotgun sequence includes the following:
- the LOC130956224 gene encoding cyclic dof factor 3-like: MSGAGNMSDNKDPGIMLFGMKIPLPEFQIPASSQMGCQIQANFAAMNSCSNLKKTEVETHSAQNSEQEKNTCGSSNSKQESKNTEEGNEESSNTDQERSFKKPEKILQCPRCNSLETKFCYFNNYNVNQPRHFCKNCQRYWTAGGTMRNVPVGAGRRKNKHLASQFRHIIVSEGTPAARLEPKEDSSGNNGSVLKFGPDVPLCESMESMLSLRDQKPNVDAASSANSYFQNESLEQKCYPVPPWIFSWNPGWNNGGSPVSLTFPATMRGVPTISPPNIPLQFVPGSFWNRTQVWPSQTAAVSIGSNGCLSPSSSTTSNSCCSGNGSPTLGKHTRDGNVFMDDEKSEICVLVPKTLRIDGLNEASRKHLYESENGVSKKVEQKGQGKERVLGVSQILEANPAAVSRVHAFQESIQ, encoded by the exons ATGAGTGGTGCTGGGAACATGTCTGATAATAAGGATCCGGGTATCATGCTCTTTGGCATGAAGATTCCTTTGCCGGAGTTTCAGATTCCAGCCAGCTCTCAAATGGGTTGTCAAATTCAGGCAAACTTTGCAGCCATG aATTCTTGCAGCAACCTGAAGAAAACAGAAGTAGAAACTCACTCTGCTCAAAACtctgagcaagaaaagaatacTTGCGGATCAAGCAACAGCAAACAAGAATCCAAGAACACTGAGGAAGGAAATGAGGAGAGTAGTAACACAGATCAAGAAAGAAGTTTCAAGAAGCCAGAAAAGATTCTTCAGTGTCCACGCTGCAACAGTTTAGAGACTAAGTTTTGTTATTTCAACAACTACAACGTCAATCAACCGCGGCACTTCTGCAAGAACTGTCAAAGATATTGGACTGCTGGTGGAACGATGAGGAATGTTCCGGTCGGAGCCGGAAGGCGGAAGAATAAGCATCTGGCCTCTCAATTCAGACACATAATAGTATCGGAGGGAACTCCGGCTGCAAGGTTAGAACCGAAAGAAGATTCATCTGGTAACAATGGTTCTGTATTGAAATTTGGTCCAGATGTTCCTCTCTGTGAATCCATGGAGTCAATGCTTAGTCTTCGAGATCAGAAGCCAAATGTTGATGCAGCAAGCTCAGCGAATTCTTATTTTCAAAATGAATCGTTAGAACAAAAGTGTTACCCTGTTCCTCCATGGATATTTTCTTGGAATCCAGGTTGGAACAATGGTGGTTCTCCGGTGAGTTTGACTTTTCCGGCAACGATGAGGGGAGTTCCAACCATTTCGCCACCGAATATTCCGTTGCAATTTGTTCCTGGAAGTTTCTGGAACAGAACACAAGTGTGGCCTTCACAAACCGCCGCAGTTTCAATAGGATCCAACGGTTGTCTTTCACCCTCTTCCTCTACTACAAGTAACAGTTGCTGCTCCGGCAATGGCTCTCCGACGCTCGGAAAACACACCAGAGATGGTAATGTCTTCATGGACGACGAGAAATCGGAGATATGTGTTTTGGTTCCAAAGACACTTAGAATTGATGGCCTAAATGAGGCTTCAAGAAAGCACTTGTATGAATCAGAAAATGGTGTTTCGAAAAAGGTGGAAcaaaaaggacaaggcaaagaGCGTGTATTAGGTGTGTCTCAAATCTTGGAAGCTAACCCTGCAGCAGTTTCTCGTGTTCATGCATTTCAAGAGAGCATACAATGA